AAGCGGTGTCTATGAAAACTGTGCTGCAAAGCACAGCATTTTTGCAAATGCTTGTTTAGTATTTGACATGGGATGTGGTATAATAAGGCCGTATGTGATTTCGGCTAAAAACCATAGACACAACCCAAACCCCTAGGAGGATTGAAACCATGCCATTAGTATCTATGACAGACATGTTGAACAAAGCACTTGAAGGAAAATATGCAGTTGGTCAATACAACATCAATAACCTTGAGTGGACTCAAGCGATTCTTGGTGCAGCTGAAGAAGAAAAATCCCCAGTAATCCTGGGTGTATCCGAAGGCGCAGCACGTCACATGGGCGGCTTCTACACAGTAGTTAAAATGGTAGAAGGACTCATTCACGACATGAAAATCTCCGTACCAGTTGCGATCCACCTGGACCACGGTTCAAGCTTCGACAAGTGTAAAGAAGCGATCGATGCTGGATTTACATCCGTTATGATCGACGGTTCCCACCACTCTATCGATGAAAATATCGAAATGACTAAAAAAGTTGTTGAATATGCACACGCTAAAGGCGTTTCTGTAGAAGCTGAAGTAGGTACTGTAGGCGGACAAGAAGACGACGTT
The window above is part of the Paenibacillus sp. 1781tsa1 genome. Proteins encoded here:
- the fba gene encoding class II fructose-1,6-bisphosphate aldolase, producing the protein MPLVSMTDMLNKALEGKYAVGQYNINNLEWTQAILGAAEEEKSPVILGVSEGAARHMGGFYTVVKMVEGLIHDMKISVPVAIHLDHGSSFDKCKEAIDAGFTSVMIDGSHHSIDENIEMTKKVVEYAHAKGVSVEAEVGTVGGQEDDVIGGIMYADLNECIRIVKETGIDTLAPALGSVHGPYHGEPNLGFKEMEEVRDAVQVPLVLHGGTGIPKHDIDKAISLGTSKINVNTENQIAFSKVVREVLAAKPDAYDPRTFIVPGRDAIKETVKGKIREFGSNNKA